From the genome of Scytonema hofmannii PCC 7110, one region includes:
- a CDS encoding DUF502 domain-containing protein, translated as MSTNKKNSTSLKKENGGLAINRWKQDLKNDLIAGLLVVIPLATTIWLTITVASWVVNFLTQIPKQLNPFQGMHPIVVNILNLLVGLMVPLLSILLIGLMARNIAGQWLLNVGERLLQAIPLAGQVYKTLKQLLETLLKDTNGKFRRVVLVEYPRRGIWAIAFVTGNISNEIQSQMPNSMLSLFIPTTPNPTTGWYAVVPEEEVLNLSMSIEDAFKIIVSGGIVSPNTSLAPLVIPKERKLEVPPLETKCQVIPLEEG; from the coding sequence ATGAGTACCAATAAAAAAAATTCCACGAGCCTAAAAAAGGAGAATGGGGGTTTGGCAATCAATCGCTGGAAACAGGACCTCAAAAATGACCTGATTGCAGGTTTGTTAGTCGTTATTCCCCTAGCTACCACAATCTGGCTAACAATCACTGTTGCAAGTTGGGTTGTCAACTTTCTAACCCAAATTCCCAAACAACTGAATCCGTTTCAGGGGATGCATCCTATTGTAGTCAACATACTGAATCTCTTGGTAGGGCTAATGGTGCCGTTACTGAGTATTCTTTTGATTGGCTTAATGGCTAGGAACATTGCAGGACAGTGGTTACTAAATGTGGGTGAGCGTCTCCTACAGGCAATTCCCTTAGCTGGACAGGTATATAAAACTCTTAAGCAGCTTTTAGAAACACTATTAAAAGATACAAATGGCAAATTTCGCCGTGTTGTTTTAGTAGAGTATCCACGAAGGGGAATATGGGCGATCGCTTTTGTGACTGGCAATATAAGCAATGAGATTCAATCTCAAATGCCAAATTCAATGTTAAGCCTTTTTATTCCGACAACCCCCAATCCCACAACGGGATGGTATGCAGTTGTTCCAGAAGAGGAAGTCCTTAACTTGTCAATGTCTATTGAAGATGCGTTTAAAATTATAGTCTCTGGTGGGATTGTTTCTCCAAATACATCGTTAGCCCCATTAGTAATTCCAAAAGAGCGCAAACTGGAAGTTCCTCCTTTAGAGACAAAATGCCAAGTTATACCTCTTGAAGAGGGTTAA
- a CDS encoding GAF domain-containing SpoIIE family protein phosphatase yields the protein MPVSQPPSQPTDSNATSAGTDVTPVIALKELVARLHREQNKIQDLLSSLGFALRSFNNLNQFLELIPLMATRVTDADGSALFLYKPNGQVRLEQLHWQDSRQRKNIRKALETASSQITYVPNSQPLATNTGVLDDHMHRHLGPDIHVFGTAILVKHTERGWLYVLSRDPEYSWTETRQKLVRLIADQTAVAIENDELAVELRKKERLDQELEIGAEIQRRLLPRQYPTIPGVALAARCKPANRVGGDYYDFIPTNHHQIQYNNNGRSAEMDGRWGLVIGDVMGKGVPAGLIMTMMRGMLRGEVLHSHTPGQILENLNRVMYADLENSHRFVTMFYSEYDPITRILSYTNAAHNPPMWWHATTKTVTRLDSCGMLIGLDASSQYEDARAQLESGDTILYYTDGLTDAACASGDRFDEENLLVAFNYACRICNSPAEILDYLFDRVEQFIGEDRQNTDDMTLVVLQVEP from the coding sequence GTGCCTGTGTCTCAACCACCCTCTCAACCTACTGACAGTAACGCGACTAGTGCTGGTACGGATGTGACTCCTGTAATAGCGCTGAAAGAGCTTGTGGCACGGTTACATCGAGAACAAAATAAAATTCAAGACTTACTGAGTTCATTGGGATTTGCCTTAAGAAGTTTCAACAATCTCAATCAGTTTCTGGAACTGATTCCACTGATGGCGACAAGGGTAACAGATGCGGATGGAAGTGCTTTGTTTTTGTATAAACCTAACGGTCAAGTCAGATTAGAACAACTTCACTGGCAAGATAGCCGTCAGCGTAAAAATATCCGCAAAGCCTTAGAAACAGCTAGCAGCCAAATTACGTATGTGCCAAACTCCCAACCTTTGGCAACAAATACAGGAGTGTTGGATGACCATATGCATCGCCACTTGGGACCAGACATACACGTCTTTGGCACAGCTATTCTGGTAAAGCATACAGAACGAGGATGGCTTTATGTTTTAAGTCGCGATCCAGAGTACAGTTGGACGGAAACCAGACAAAAGTTAGTTCGGTTGATTGCAGATCAAACTGCGGTGGCGATCGAAAACGATGAATTAGCTGTAGAACTGAGGAAAAAAGAACGTCTCGACCAAGAATTAGAAATTGGTGCAGAAATTCAAAGACGGCTTCTACCACGCCAGTACCCAACCATCCCAGGCGTAGCGCTTGCAGCCCGCTGTAAACCTGCCAATCGCGTTGGTGGGGATTACTATGACTTTATTCCTACCAATCACCATCAAATTCAGTACAACAACAATGGTCGTTCTGCTGAAATGGATGGTCGTTGGGGTTTAGTGATTGGGGATGTGATGGGCAAAGGTGTTCCCGCCGGATTAATTATGACTATGATGCGGGGAATGTTGCGGGGAGAAGTTTTACACAGTCATACCCCAGGTCAAATTCTGGAAAACCTGAATCGAGTCATGTATGCGGATTTGGAAAATTCTCACCGCTTTGTCACTATGTTTTACTCCGAGTATGACCCAATAACCAGGATTTTGTCATACACCAATGCTGCCCATAATCCTCCCATGTGGTGGCATGCCACTACAAAAACAGTGACGCGCTTGGATAGCTGTGGTATGCTGATTGGCTTGGATGCTAGCAGCCAGTACGAAGACGCCCGCGCTCAGTTAGAATCGGGCGATACTATCCTTTACTATACAGATGGCTTAACTGATGCCGCATGTGCAAGTGGCGATCGCTTTGATGAAGAAAATCTTCTTGTTGCCTTTAACTATGCTTGTCGGATTTGTAATAGTCCAGCAGAGATATTAGATTATCTATTTGACCGAGTGGAACAATTCATCGGTGAGGACAGGCAAAATACCGATGATATGACATTAGTTGTTTTGCAGGTTGAACCTTAA
- a CDS encoding DUF3352 domain-containing protein, with the protein MTQRLFFKTIAACLLVLLLIGTSGCNSAKNPPNLVTPSGQPDAAIFVSKQAPVMVSLLTNPERLQSSERDGELSKLKTSLLANTDIDYQKDIQPWLGQEITLAVTALDLDREPENGRNPGYLMALATKEPEKSREFVELLFSKRSLAGANLTVEQYKGVKLIYEIPQETPVEEKPSGYFSVPNRQSKTQNPKSKIQNALAGAVVGNNFVLFANDPKVLRDAINNVQAPDLNLISSSKYQQTIKASPKDALAVAFLNLPTVAKWQGLESENGTYNSQIVSLVANRKGLIAETALLAKEKNLLATTEIAKPVGALQYIPASAGLSVASSNLSSLDRSNLALLWQQAIAVISGSKEDVFSGLLQPLAEVQKRWNINWKDDIFSWVQGEYAIGLLPREDQINPDWIFVAEKSEATPAAISHLNEIVSSGGLSLNSLKIGEQKIFAWTELAATSSQSALAKERQVYTIQAKVLGAYADAGNYEIITSSIEAMDAALTAKEDSLVNKSDFQNSIAVIPQPNQGYVYLDWTKSQPIIERQLPFIKLVEVIGKPFFQNLRSLTVSSYGSDTDLLKGGVFFQFNG; encoded by the coding sequence ATGACACAACGCTTATTTTTCAAAACCATAGCTGCTTGTCTCCTCGTGCTGCTTCTCATTGGTACCAGTGGTTGTAACAGTGCTAAAAATCCGCCCAACCTCGTCACTCCTTCTGGGCAGCCAGATGCTGCTATATTTGTTTCCAAGCAAGCGCCAGTGATGGTGTCGTTGCTGACAAATCCGGAACGCTTGCAAAGTTCGGAACGGGATGGCGAACTGTCTAAGCTAAAAACAAGTTTATTAGCAAATACGGATATTGATTACCAAAAAGATATTCAGCCGTGGTTGGGTCAGGAAATCACATTGGCTGTAACTGCTTTAGACTTGGATCGCGAACCTGAAAATGGCAGGAATCCTGGGTATCTTATGGCACTAGCCACCAAAGAACCAGAAAAAAGCCGTGAATTTGTGGAGTTATTGTTTTCCAAGCGATCGCTTGCTGGAGCAAACTTAACTGTTGAACAGTATAAAGGTGTTAAGTTGATTTATGAGATTCCACAGGAAACACCTGTAGAAGAAAAACCAAGCGGATATTTTTCGGTTCCAAATCGCCAATCCAAAACCCAAAATCCAAAATCTAAAATTCAAAACGCTCTTGCTGGTGCAGTGGTGGGTAATAACTTTGTGTTATTTGCTAACGATCCAAAAGTTCTGCGCGATGCAATTAATAACGTTCAAGCCCCAGACTTGAATTTAATTAGTTCCAGCAAATACCAGCAAACTATAAAAGCTTCCCCCAAGGATGCACTCGCAGTTGCTTTCCTAAATCTCCCCACTGTAGCAAAATGGCAAGGATTGGAAAGTGAAAACGGAACCTACAACAGTCAAATTGTTTCCTTAGTTGCGAATCGCAAAGGATTGATAGCTGAAACAGCTTTACTGGCGAAAGAAAAAAATTTGCTTGCAACTACAGAAATCGCTAAGCCAGTTGGTGCATTGCAGTATATTCCAGCCTCAGCAGGTTTGTCAGTTGCTTCTTCAAATTTAAGCAGTTTGGATCGCAGCAATTTAGCACTACTTTGGCAACAAGCGATCGCAGTTATATCTGGTTCCAAGGAAGATGTGTTCTCTGGATTGCTGCAACCTCTGGCTGAAGTTCAAAAGCGCTGGAACATCAACTGGAAAGACGATATTTTTAGCTGGGTACAAGGAGAGTATGCTATAGGGTTGTTACCCCGTGAAGACCAAATCAATCCCGATTGGATTTTTGTAGCAGAAAAATCAGAGGCGACACCAGCCGCTATTTCTCATTTAAATGAAATTGTCTCATCAGGTGGGCTTTCGTTGAATTCCTTGAAGATAGGCGAACAAAAAATATTTGCTTGGACGGAGTTAGCCGCAACTTCCAGTCAATCTGCGCTTGCAAAAGAACGACAGGTATATACAATTCAAGCAAAGGTTCTGGGTGCATATGCAGATGCTGGTAATTACGAGATTATCACTTCCTCAATTGAGGCAATGGATGCAGCGCTTACAGCCAAGGAAGATTCTCTAGTTAACAAGAGTGATTTCCAAAATAGTATTGCTGTCATACCCCAACCCAACCAGGGTTATGTCTATCTCGATTGGACAAAGAGTCAGCCAATTATTGAACGTCAACTCCCCTTTATTAAGCTTGTAGAAGTCATCGGCAAACCATTTTTCCAAAATTTGCGATCGCTAACAGTTAGCAGTTACGGTAGCGATACAGACTTGCTTAAAGGTGGTGTGTTTTTTCAGTTTAATGGTTAG
- the ftsY gene encoding signal recognition particle-docking protein FtsY, producing the protein MVFNWFRRQHNEPSGTPSEDKQPETPAVQQTQPEPAATSTAENATDVAVDLLAYAKAAYKNIQQRQQADEQSETLSDEATTETSQLKEVTETPQPQEEKSLEDKEDKEVFLSQPTTDDQTQAELSVAPLEQATAEAQEVENSPSPLEIRGDGELGTEEGVATEPTVITNEETQRAVPTTLSFLEKAAAERQAKQERLIASAIAEPEPEVVQPAATTTSRQEQEEIPGFAFDEGFLWSTEVLAAQGRRPEDISLEEITWLKKLRQGLDKTRRNILNQLKAIVGQGPLNLAAVTEIESLLLQADVGVEATDYIISTLQKRLRQEALPPEEGIAYLKSILRDMLDTPIQKSGKLSSFAPEKETLNIWLMTGVNGVGKTTTIGKIAHLANKSGYKCLIGAADTFRAAAVEQVKIWGQRSGVEVIANPAKNADPAAVVFDAISAALARETELLLVDTAGRLQNKKNLMDELSKVRRIIDKKAPNAKVESLLVLDATLGQNGLRQAEVFSQAAQLSGVVLTKLDGTAKGGVALAVVQQLGLPIRFIGAGEGVEDLRPFSSYEFVEALLSG; encoded by the coding sequence ATGGTTTTTAATTGGTTCCGCCGTCAACATAATGAGCCTTCTGGTACTCCTTCTGAAGATAAGCAGCCAGAAACACCTGCTGTACAACAAACCCAACCAGAACCAGCCGCAACGTCAACGGCAGAGAATGCAACCGACGTAGCTGTAGATTTGCTAGCTTATGCAAAAGCAGCTTACAAAAATATTCAGCAAAGACAGCAAGCTGACGAGCAATCTGAAACTTTATCTGACGAAGCAACTACAGAAACTTCCCAGCTGAAAGAAGTTACAGAAACGCCACAACCTCAAGAAGAAAAAAGCTTAGAGGACAAGGAAGATAAGGAAGTTTTTCTGAGTCAACCAACTACTGATGACCAAACCCAAGCAGAATTGAGTGTAGCACCACTAGAGCAAGCTACAGCTGAAGCACAGGAAGTGGAAAACTCCCCATCACCTTTAGAGATTAGAGGTGATGGGGAGTTAGGGACAGAGGAAGGTGTAGCGACTGAACCAACAGTCATCACAAACGAGGAAACTCAAAGAGCAGTACCAACAACACTCTCCTTTCTAGAAAAGGCAGCAGCAGAAAGGCAAGCTAAGCAAGAACGTCTCATTGCCAGTGCGATCGCAGAACCAGAACCAGAGGTAGTACAACCAGCAGCAACAACGACTTCTCGACAAGAACAAGAGGAAATTCCTGGATTTGCTTTCGATGAAGGATTTTTGTGGTCTACAGAAGTCTTAGCTGCACAAGGTAGGCGTCCCGAAGACATTTCTCTTGAAGAAATTACTTGGCTGAAGAAACTGCGCCAAGGTTTAGATAAAACTCGCCGTAACATACTCAACCAACTGAAAGCTATAGTTGGTCAAGGACCGCTCAACCTAGCAGCTGTCACAGAAATAGAATCTTTGCTTTTGCAAGCTGATGTAGGTGTGGAAGCAACCGACTATATCATCAGCACCTTACAAAAAAGGCTTCGCCAAGAAGCGTTACCACCAGAAGAAGGTATTGCATATCTCAAATCAATCCTTCGGGATATGCTGGACACGCCAATACAGAAATCCGGCAAACTTTCCTCCTTTGCACCAGAAAAGGAAACCCTAAACATTTGGTTAATGACTGGAGTGAATGGGGTTGGTAAAACCACCACCATTGGTAAGATTGCCCACCTAGCCAATAAATCTGGATATAAATGCTTGATTGGTGCTGCTGACACCTTCCGCGCTGCGGCTGTGGAACAGGTAAAAATTTGGGGTCAAAGAAGTGGTGTCGAAGTTATTGCTAATCCTGCAAAGAATGCAGATCCAGCAGCTGTTGTATTCGATGCAATTTCTGCCGCATTAGCACGAGAAACAGAATTACTTTTGGTAGACACTGCAGGGCGACTGCAAAATAAAAAGAATTTAATGGACGAACTCAGTAAAGTTCGTCGTATTATTGATAAAAAAGCTCCCAATGCCAAAGTAGAGTCTTTGCTGGTTTTAGACGCGACTTTAGGTCAAAATGGGCTGCGACAAGCAGAAGTCTTTTCTCAAGCAGCACAACTGAGTGGTGTCGTTTTAACAAAGCTTGATGGCACTGCCAAAGGTGGAGTCGCCCTTGCTGTTGTGCAGCAACTTGGCTTACCCATTCGCTTTATTGGTGCAGGCGAAGGTGTTGAAGACTTACGACCTTTTTCTAGCTACGAGTTTGTGGAAGCACTTTTGAGTGGTTAG
- a CDS encoding DUF6888 family protein, with translation MMQPTIEQLKTLYRVCIMASNLLKPMNVTRLDERTKRIFILVGETIEIEIDIDGGMIYDGIKF, from the coding sequence ATGATGCAACCAACAATAGAACAACTAAAAACGCTGTATCGAGTGTGCATTATGGCAAGTAATTTGCTAAAACCAATGAACGTGACTCGGTTAGATGAACGAACAAAGCGCATATTCATTCTGGTTGGAGAGACAATAGAAATTGAGATTGACATTGATGGAGGAATGATTTATGACGGAATCAAATTTTGA
- the crtW gene encoding beta-carotene ketolase CrtW → MQQLEKPPSPQIKLNGESTTGLFSAITIIGIWAASLIYLLSVDISKFNFLTVLLGVIWQTFLYTGLFITAHDAMHGVVFPKNSKINHFVGSLSLLLYGWLSYNKLIKKHWLHHHHPASELDPDFHNGQHKNFFSWYLYFMKNYWSWQQIIVLTGIYNLSHFLLHIPRWNLSYFWAVPAVLSSVQLFYFGTFLPHQEPEEGYSDPHRAQTISRPVWLSFITCYHFGYHKEHHEYPHVAWWQLPEVYKLKSHS, encoded by the coding sequence ATCCAACAATTAGAAAAACCACCCAGTCCTCAAATAAAATTAAATGGTGAATCTACTACTGGGCTTTTTAGTGCTATTACCATAATAGGTATATGGGCAGCCAGCTTAATTTATTTACTTTCAGTAGACATTTCCAAATTTAATTTTTTAACTGTATTACTAGGTGTAATCTGGCAAACATTTCTCTATACGGGATTATTTATTACTGCTCACGATGCTATGCATGGAGTGGTATTTCCTAAAAATAGCAAAATCAATCACTTTGTTGGGTCGTTAAGTTTGTTACTTTACGGTTGGTTATCCTACAACAAATTAATCAAAAAGCACTGGCTACACCACCATCATCCGGCAAGTGAATTAGATCCAGACTTCCATAACGGTCAGCATAAAAACTTTTTTTCATGGTATTTGTATTTCATGAAAAATTACTGGAGTTGGCAGCAAATTATTGTTTTAACAGGTATCTATAATCTTTCTCATTTCCTACTCCATATACCCAGATGGAATTTGAGTTATTTTTGGGCAGTACCCGCAGTCTTAAGTTCCGTGCAGTTATTTTATTTTGGTACTTTCTTACCCCATCAAGAACCAGAAGAAGGTTATTCAGACCCCCATCGCGCCCAAACGATTTCGCGTCCAGTTTGGTTGTCATTTATCACTTGCTATCATTTTGGCTATCATAAGGAACACCATGAATATCCTCATGTTGCATGGTGGCAATTGCCTGAAGTTTATAAATTAAAGAGTCATTCGTAA
- a CDS encoding rhodanese-like domain-containing protein, whose protein sequence is MSEQSFTQISVEELGQRLSSQEPDLQLVDVREPQEVAIASINGFVNLPLSQFAHWGEQIQTRLNPHAETLVLCHHGVRSAQMCQWLVAQGFTNVKNIAGGIDAYSNLVDPSVPQY, encoded by the coding sequence ATGAGCGAGCAATCTTTCACCCAAATTAGCGTTGAGGAACTAGGTCAACGTTTATCTTCACAAGAGCCAGACCTTCAGCTTGTGGATGTACGCGAACCGCAAGAAGTCGCGATCGCTAGCATAAATGGCTTTGTCAATTTACCTTTGAGTCAATTTGCTCATTGGGGGGAACAAATTCAAACTCGCTTGAATCCCCACGCTGAAACTCTCGTACTCTGTCACCACGGCGTCCGTTCCGCTCAGATGTGTCAGTGGTTAGTTGCTCAAGGGTTTACAAATGTTAAGAACATTGCAGGGGGAATTGATGCTTACTCTAATTTGGTTGACCCGTCTGTTCCTCAGTACTAA
- the nusB gene encoding transcription antitermination factor NusB, which yields MQERKPRQIARELALLSLSQLPVNPKKLEKMEQDRLVTKLVLAAVRTLRSEVQDTLDNAAAELQRSNDRLLSSQTRTNDLDTARTMVKEAIEYTQTAINKLGAAVEFPELIQLANQDREVREYALNIILVVNENRDAIDEKISSALVDWQVTRLAHIDRDILRIAVAEMKYLEVPQSVAINEAVELAKRYSEEDSHRFINGVLRRVIEQKKLTVTSDQ from the coding sequence ATGCAAGAGCGAAAACCCCGTCAAATTGCCCGTGAATTGGCACTTTTAAGCCTCAGCCAGTTGCCAGTTAATCCGAAAAAATTGGAGAAGATGGAGCAAGATCGGCTCGTCACCAAGTTAGTACTTGCTGCTGTACGCACCTTAAGATCTGAAGTGCAGGATACTCTAGATAACGCAGCGGCAGAATTACAACGCAGTAACGATCGCTTGTTGAGCAGCCAAACTCGCACGAACGATCTCGATACTGCCAGAACAATGGTTAAAGAAGCGATCGAGTACACGCAAACAGCAATTAACAAGTTAGGTGCGGCTGTGGAGTTTCCGGAACTGATTCAACTGGCAAATCAAGATAGAGAAGTTCGAGAGTATGCTCTTAACATCATTCTTGTAGTCAATGAAAACCGCGACGCTATAGATGAAAAAATTTCCAGCGCCCTAGTCGATTGGCAAGTGACTCGCCTTGCTCACATAGATCGTGATATTTTGCGAATTGCTGTAGCAGAAATGAAGTATCTTGAAGTGCCTCAAAGCGTAGCGATTAATGAAGCTGTCGAGCTAGCTAAGCGGTACAGCGAAGAAGATAGCCATAGGTTCATCAATGGTGTTTTGCGCCGAGTCATTGAGCAGAAAAAATTAACCGTGACCAGTGACCAGTGA
- a CDS encoding chlorophyll a/b-binding protein yields the protein MELYPTDATEKAYNGSDRNAVKFGFTPQSELWQGRLAMIGFLAYLLWDLNGYSVVRDVLNLLAR from the coding sequence ATGGAACTTTATCCCACAGATGCTACTGAAAAGGCGTACAACGGTAGTGACCGCAATGCTGTGAAATTCGGGTTTACTCCTCAATCCGAACTATGGCAAGGACGTTTGGCAATGATTGGCTTTCTGGCATATCTTTTATGGGATCTCAATGGTTACAGTGTAGTGCGTGACGTATTGAATCTCCTTGCTCGGTAA
- a CDS encoding glycosyltransferase family 2 protein, translated as MFSIYILTYNEELDIAACIESAMLSDDIIVVDSCSRDRTIEIASRYPVRVVEHAFESHGHQRTWMLENIPPKHEWVYILEADERMTPELFAECNTAIQSQEHIGYYVAERVMFMNRWIRRSTQYPRYQMRLFRHGKVWFIDYGHTEREVCDGSTSFLKETYPHYTCSKGFSRWIEKHNRYSTDEAKETVQQLEGGRVHWQNLLFGKTEVERRRALKDLSLRVPARPLIRFFYMYFVLGGCWDGQAGFTWCLLQTFYEYLILLKVWEIRNMPIPTEYAKTPETQVTELVSNSAD; from the coding sequence ATGTTTTCGATTTACATATTGACTTATAATGAGGAGTTGGACATCGCTGCTTGTATAGAGTCGGCAATGCTATCAGATGATATTATTGTTGTGGATTCATGCAGTCGCGATCGCACTATAGAAATTGCCAGTCGCTATCCAGTACGTGTTGTAGAACATGCTTTTGAAAGCCACGGTCATCAACGAACTTGGATGCTAGAAAATATACCTCCCAAGCATGAATGGGTTTATATTCTCGAAGCAGACGAGCGCATGACACCAGAACTGTTTGCAGAATGCAATACGGCAATTCAAAGCCAGGAACACATCGGCTACTATGTTGCCGAGCGAGTCATGTTTATGAACCGTTGGATTCGGCGCAGCACGCAATACCCCCGCTATCAAATGCGCCTTTTCCGCCACGGCAAAGTCTGGTTTATAGACTACGGTCACACTGAGCGCGAAGTGTGTGACGGTTCTACAAGCTTTTTAAAAGAAACCTACCCTCATTATACCTGTAGTAAGGGTTTCAGCCGTTGGATAGAAAAACACAATCGCTATTCTACTGATGAAGCCAAAGAAACTGTCCAGCAATTAGAGGGTGGGAGAGTTCATTGGCAAAATCTATTATTTGGCAAGACAGAAGTTGAACGACGCCGTGCTCTCAAAGATTTATCTTTACGTGTACCAGCTAGACCTTTAATTCGTTTCTTCTATATGTATTTTGTCTTAGGTGGTTGCTGGGATGGGCAGGCGGGTTTTACCTGGTGTCTCTTACAAACTTTCTATGAGTATTTAATTTTACTGAAGGTTTGGGAAATCAGGAATATGCCCATACCTACCGAATATGCAAAAACCCCTGAAACTCAAGTCACTGAGTTGGTCTCAAATTCTGCTGATTAG
- a CDS encoding DUF6887 family protein produces MTESNFEGMTRAELLAYVRQNPQDTEAFHKYMDMLATAPGRVKIPPEQIDAVLPKILREN; encoded by the coding sequence ATGACGGAATCAAATTTTGAAGGTATGACACGGGCTGAATTACTGGCATATGTACGTCAAAACCCTCAAGACACAGAAGCTTTCCATAAATACATGGATATGTTAGCAACCGCACCTGGTCGCGTAAAAATACCACCAGAACAAATTGATGCAGTATTACCAAAAATACTGAGAGAAAATTAA
- the hrcA gene encoding heat-inducible transcriptional repressor HrcA, with the protein MQVQLTNRQQHILWATIRHYIATAEPVGSKALVEEYNLGVSSATIRNVMGALEKSGFLYQPHTSAGRVPSDSGYRIYVDRLITPSETLGKEVEVVLQQNLKWEEWSWEAILQGAAQILSTLSGCITLITMPQTGAAVVRHLQLVQIEAGRVMLIVVTDGYETHSAVLDLPPEQDNTQLDAEAIDHKLQIVSNFLNSHLRGRSLVELANLDWSELDREFQSYSNFLKKSLAELSRRTLKPSATQIMVRGIAEVLRQPEFSELQQVKTLIHLLEEEQDQLWQLIFEQPETEEVGKPRVTVRIGSENPLEPIRTCSLISSTYRRGLVPVGSVGVLGPTRLDYESAIVVVSAAADYLSEAFSSFNS; encoded by the coding sequence ATGCAAGTTCAGTTAACCAATCGGCAACAACACATACTTTGGGCAACCATACGCCATTACATTGCCACGGCGGAACCTGTCGGTTCCAAAGCTCTTGTTGAGGAATATAACCTTGGTGTGAGTTCGGCAACCATTCGCAATGTGATGGGCGCGTTGGAAAAATCAGGGTTCTTATACCAACCCCATACCTCCGCCGGACGAGTCCCTTCCGATTCAGGCTATCGCATTTATGTCGATCGCCTGATTACACCTTCTGAAACTTTAGGTAAGGAAGTAGAGGTCGTACTCCAACAAAACCTCAAATGGGAAGAGTGGAGCTGGGAAGCAATTCTACAAGGAGCTGCACAAATCCTCTCAACCTTAAGTGGTTGCATTACCTTAATCACCATGCCACAAACTGGTGCGGCTGTTGTCAGGCATCTACAACTGGTGCAAATTGAAGCAGGACGAGTCATGCTGATTGTTGTAACAGACGGATATGAAACACATTCAGCAGTGCTGGACTTACCGCCCGAACAAGACAATACACAACTCGACGCAGAAGCCATCGACCATAAGTTGCAAATAGTATCTAACTTTTTAAACAGCCATTTGCGGGGGCGCAGTTTGGTGGAACTCGCCAATCTTGATTGGAGCGAACTTGACCGAGAATTCCAAAGCTATAGCAACTTTTTGAAAAAATCATTGGCAGAGTTAAGCCGTCGCACTCTTAAACCATCTGCAACACAAATCATGGTTCGCGGAATCGCTGAGGTTTTACGTCAACCAGAATTCTCGGAATTACAGCAAGTGAAAACGCTTATCCACCTGCTGGAAGAAGAACAAGACCAACTTTGGCAGTTAATATTTGAACAACCAGAAACTGAGGAAGTGGGGAAGCCACGAGTTACTGTTCGTATTGGTTCTGAAAATCCTTTAGAACCCATCCGTACTTGCTCCTTAATATCCTCCACTTACCGTCGCGGCTTAGTACCCGTGGGTAGTGTAGGCGTTTTGGGACCAACGCGCTTGGATTATGAAAGTGCGATCGTAGTTGTGTCAGCCGCAGCTGATTACCTGTCAGAAGCTTTCAGTTCGTTCAATTCTTAA